A genomic window from Chrysoperla carnea chromosome 3, inChrCarn1.1, whole genome shotgun sequence includes:
- the LOC123296029 gene encoding uncharacterized protein LOC123296029: protein MMDDEGGYYGPLDLEDKKYVHPERAVNHTFNLLQFANMAEDAQFEAMDASITACEKHPNNPGLAARDIKQVMDIKYPSGWNVIVGEAFEEMAAAAEEESGYYGPPDLEEKIYVHPEKHVNYTYNLLQFANMDEDVQFDAMDASITACEKHPNNPGQAARDIKLHMDAKYSSGWNVIVGEAFGFEWNIGSSYLEMLSYMFYDTIHLH, encoded by the exons ATGATGGACGATGAAGGAGGTTATTATGGACCGCTAGATCTAGAAGATAAAAAGTATGTTCATCCAGAAAGGGCAGTAAAtcatacatttaatttattacaatttgcTAATATGGCAGAAGATGCTCAATTTGAGGCAATGGATGCATCAATCACAGCTTGTGAAAAACATCCAAATAATCCAGGACTTGCTGCACGTGACATAAAACAGGTTATGGATATTAAATACCCATCGGGATGGAATGTGATTGTAGGAGAGGCGTTTG AAGAAATGGCAGCCGCGGCTGAAGAAGAAAGTGGTTATTATGGACCACCAGATttggaagaaaaaatttatgtacatcCAGAAAAGCatgtaaattatacatacaatttactACAATTTGCTAATATGGACGAAGATGTTCAATTTGACGCTATGGATGCGTCAATCACAGCTTGTGAAAAACATCCAAATAATCCAGGACAAGCTGCGCGTGATATAAAACTTCATATGGATGCTAAATATTCATCTGGATGGAATGTGATTGTGGGAGAGGCCTTTGGTTTTGAA tggAACATTGGCAGTTCTTATTTGGAAATGTTGAGTTACATGTTTTACGATACAATTCACTTACATTAA